The following proteins are encoded in a genomic region of Limanda limanda chromosome 22, fLimLim1.1, whole genome shotgun sequence:
- the LOC133028837 gene encoding immunoglobulin kappa light chain-like, which translates to MHLPTLVCVVFHLSAVIQSAAVEQDTGVVSVSIGDNVTLRCSYDSQVLMHFSWYRQTLGFRPELLSSVYKHDEPSKVFHWLEENPRFSVRREEGKNHLHISDVQLSDSASYFCGGSHSNMLDFGEGIFLSVREKVEHEDIVQGPVSETVPQGGSVTLNCTVLTRTCDGEHNVYWFRRGSRHGILHTHGDQCERISVPGSPSHSCSYHLQRTNLRASDAGTYYCAVASCGEILFGSGSELLVPDDQTAQMRTLVWLSIIRTGILLLCLTVCLLVYFTNG; encoded by the exons ATGCACCTGCCTACCTTGGTCTGTGTTGTAT TTCACCTGTCAGCCGTGATCCAGTCGGCTGCAGTCGAGCAGGACACTGGTGTTGTATCGGTCAGCATTGGGGACAACGTGACTCTACGCTGCTCCTACGACAGTCAGGTGTTGATGCACTTCTCCTGGTACAGACAAACATTAGGATTCAGACCGGAGCTCCTGTCTAGTGTTTACAAACATGATGAGCCGTCTAAAGTCTTCCACTGGTTGGAGGAGAATCCTCGTTTCTCTGTgcggagggaggaagggaagaatCATTTACACATCTCTGACGTCCAACTCTCAGATTCGGCTTCGTACTTCTGCGGAGGCTCGCACTCCAACATGTTGGATTTTGGAGAGGGGATCTTTTTAAGTGTCAGAG AAAAAGTA GAACACGAGGATATTGTCCAGGGGCCTGTATCTGAGACCGTTCCCCAAGGAGGCTCTGTGACTCTCAACTGTACAGTTCTCACCAGGACCTGTGATGGAGAACACAACGTTTACTGGTTCAGACGCGGGTCTCGCCACGGCATCCTTCACACACATGGTGATCAGTGTGAACGCATCTCTGTACCGGGGTCTCCATCACACAGCTGTTCATACCACCTGCAGAGGACCAACCTCAGGGCCTCTGACGCCGGGACCTACTACTGTGCTGTGGCCTCCTGTGGCGAGATACTGTTCGGCAGCGGAAGCGAGCTGCTGGTCCCAGACGACCAAACGGCACAGATGAGAACCTTGGTTTGGCTCTCCATCATTAGAACTGGGATTCTCTTGCTCTGTCTCACTGTTTGTCTCTTGGTTTACTTCACAAACGGCTGA
- the LOC133028838 gene encoding uncharacterized protein LOC133028838: MRTTMNFTLLSAILWILSWISVSRCEFHVVEVQTGEEVTLLCTNYASSLSHISWFRLENGSNTSLISSMLSYDTVASYFDGFEEEKFIMTSNVSNVFLQIKQVDLSDSGLYICGYKVGTNRKFPAVYSATYLKVKEKSDEQANLTIEILMGGLIIVLIIIIIALVFKIWRLHTAHKEAQDPQDIIEYFHLQNGGSDDLNYAGLSFLQRAERSRRPAREREPEPNVVYATTMHSRNHRN, translated from the exons ATGCGCACGACAATGAACTTCACCCTCCTGTCAGCTATACTCTGGATCCTCA gttgGATCTCTGTCTCACGTTGTGAATTTCACGTTGTGGAGGTCCAGACCGGTGAAGAGGTCACGCTGCTGTGTACCAACTACGCCAGTTCCCTCTCTCACATATCATGGTTCAGACTGGAGAACGGATCCAACACCagcctcatctcctccatgctctccTATGATACAGTTGCATCGTACTTCGATGGGTTTGAAGAAGAAAAGTTCATCATGACGTCCAACGTCAGTAACGTCTTTCTCCAAATCAAACAAGTGGATTTATCTGACTCTGGACTCTATATATGTGGCTATAAGGTGGGCACCAACAGAAAATTCCCAGCAGTTTACAGTGCAACgtatttaaaggttaaag AAAAGTCTGATGAACAAGCAAATCTGACCATCGAGATCCTCATGGGCGGTCTGATTATCGTCCTCATTATAATCATCATCGCTCTGGTTTTTAAAATCTGGAGACTTCATACAG cACATAAAGAGGCACAGGATCCACAAGACA TCATTGAATACTTCCATTTACAGAATGGGGGCTCTGATGACCTGAACTACGCAGGACTGAGTTTCCTTCAAAGAGCAGAGCGGAGCAGAAGGCcggctagagagagagagccggagcCTAATGTTGTCTACGCCACCACCATGCACTCAAGAAACCACCGGAACTGa
- the LOC133028839 gene encoding uncharacterized protein LOC133028839, which yields MRTTMNFTLLSAILCILSLISVSRCEFHVVEVQTGEEVTLLCTNYTSSPTHISWFRVENGSNTSLISRMLSHDTVALYFDGFEREKFNMTSNVSNVFLQIKQVDLSDSGLYICGYKVGTNRKFPAVYSATYLKVKGFGDGTKLEFDEKSDEQANLTIEILMGGLIIILIIIIIALVLKIWKLHSAFVVFGDGTKLEFDDEVDWLVVFLSATSAITTLLVQTF from the exons ATGCGCACGACAATGAACTTCACCCTCCTGTCAGCTATACTCTGTATCCTCA gtttgATCTCTGTCTCACGTTGTGAATTTCACGTTGTGGAGGTCCAGACCGGTGAAGAGGTCACGCTGCTGTGTACCAACTACACCAGTTCCCCCACTCACATATCATGGTTCAGAGTGGAGAACGGATCCAACACCAGTCTCATCTCCCGCATGCTCTCCCATGACACAGTTGCATTGTACTTCGATGggtttgaaagagaaaagttCAACATGACGTCCAACGTCAGTAACGTCTTTCTCCAAATCAAACAAGTGGATTTATCTGACTCTGGACTCTATATATGTGGCTATAAGGTGGGCACCAACAGAAAATTCCCAGCAGTTTATAGTGCAACgtatttaaaggttaaag gttttggagacgggaccaagctggagtttgatg AAAAGTCTGATGAACAAGCAAATCTGACCATCGAGATCCTCATGGGCGGTCTGATTATCATCCTCATTATAATCATCATCGCTCTGGTTCTTAAAATCTGGAAACTTCATTCag CATTTGTCGTTTTTGGAGACGGGaccaagctggagtttgatg ATGAGGTGGACTGGCTGGTGGTTTTCTTGAGTGCGACCTCAGCAATCACCACCCTGCTGGTTCAG ACTTTTTGA